The genomic region TGCAACTTCAATATATTGTGTTAAGTCGCGGATAGGATCCATGATGAGCGCTTCTCCTGTTTTCTGGCATCCGATGAGATATGAAGCTTGGGATAAATATTGATTATAAAATGACTTGAAATACATGTGAACTCGCCTTCTTTTTCTATATATTTGAGAGTTTAAATGAATAAATTATGACTTGAATTTTCAGTGTCACCAATGTACGTACCGACACCACCGTATTCGACTTCATCGCGAAGTTCTGCTTTGGTGATACCCATGACGTCCATGCTCATCGTACAAGCAATCAATTTGATGTCTTGCTTAATGGCTTGATTGATTAATGATGGCAATGAGTCTACATTTTTCTTTTTCATGACATAGCGCATCATTAGGTTACCGAGGCCAAACATGTTCATTTTAGAGATGGGCATTTTGACGGGAGTGCTTGGCAACATTAAATCAAACATTTTGGCGATGCCTTTTTTGTTAGTTTGAACTTTATCGTCTTTTTTGATGGCGTTAAGCCCCCAGAATGTAAAGAATATAGTGACATCACGTCCTGCTGCTTTGGCTCCATTTGCAATAATTAAAGCAGCAATGGCTTTATCAAGTTCACCACTAAATAGAACAATAGTTGTGTTGTTCTTTTGGTGTGTCACTGTCATGTCCTTTTTCTTTGAGATATCTTCCTTTTGGATAACGGCTTTAATTTGATGAGTTTCTTCTGTTAAATCTACTAATGTGTGTCCTGTTTGCTTGACCCAACTTTTAATATCA from Staphylococcus felis harbors:
- a CDS encoding DsrE/DsrF/DrsH-like family protein, whose translation is MIHTRHINTLKREALEALGQKGQLIDVRTKEEYEEGHIKHAILHPLDQINSFEGDKSIIYYIHCKSGRRSLEASQMLSRQGFDVVHLDGGYDAYASKYSNDETAERHHSVSIKNNIKQLNYSGLQCPGPIVNLSQEMQKLDIGEQVEVTVTDFGFCSDIKSWVKQTGHTLVDLTEETHQIKAVIQKEDISKKKDMTVTHQKNNTTIVLFSGELDKAIAALIIANGAKAAGRDVTIFFTFWGLNAIKKDDKVQTNKKGIAKMFDLMLPSTPVKMPISKMNMFGLGNLMMRYVMKKKNVDSLPSLINQAIKQDIKLIACTMSMDVMGITKAELRDEVEYGGVGTYIGDTENSSHNLFI